From the genome of Carassius auratus strain Wakin unplaced genomic scaffold, ASM336829v1 scaf_tig00035138, whole genome shotgun sequence, one region includes:
- the LOC113081873 gene encoding oocyte zinc finger protein XlCOF6-like, which produces MTDAEPCEIKLEDTKEQIDFIEDNKKIEELIKEGENHHVKTEEASWRSSLTIRDKTWPECETKAVKSSKTFFRPHFLKDHLKVHTKDKTYVCHLCGKSFSHMAALKIHQKRHSGVKDHACSECGKTFFRYAELKAHQTVHTTEKPYKCSQCDKRFKRSEYLRIHERIHTSEKPYTCNQCGKSFRKCDVFKKHVLTHSRERLENCDQSRRTFLKDHLKANTKEKPYICYLCGKSFSQMISLKIHHKRHIGVKDHVCSKCGKTFFTYGAMKVHQTVHTTETPYKCSHCDKRFKRPDYLRIHERIHTGEKPYTCEQCGKSFRLKEMLNRHIDIHNGEKPHTCEQCGKNFTQKSNLIKHMKIHTGEKQHTCDQCGKGFSDKGNLKYHMNIHTGEKPHTCDQCGKSFAHKGNLFKHMKRHSGEKPHTCDQCGKSFAEKGTLHEHMRIHTGEKPYTCDQCGRSFMRRTTLHSHKKTHSGEKPYTCDQCGRSFRQRGTLIAHRLTHSGEKSYTCVQCGMSFEQKDGLHDHMKIHTGEKPYTCDQCGRSFTKRGALDAHKKTHSGEKPYRCDQCGRSFTKRGTLDAHKKTHSGEKPYTCDQCGKKFKRKESLHDHMKIHTGEKPYTCDQCGRSFIRRVTLYAHKKTHSGEKPYTCDQCGKKFKRKESLHDHLKIHTGEKPFTCDQCGRSFIRRVTLYKHKKTHSGEKPYTCDQCGKKFKHKESLHDHMKIHTGEKPYTCDQCGRSFIRRVTLYKHKKNHTGLKPHQTVHTTETPYKCSHCDKRFKRSSQLQIHEKIHTGEKPHHCHSCGKRFTQLSSLICHKLHVCISEITVIG; this is translated from the exons ATGACTGATGCAGAACCCTGCGAAATAAAACTGGAAGATACTAAAGAACAAATAG acTTCATAGAAGACAACAAAAAGATTGAAGAACTGATTAAAGAGGGGGAGAACCATCATGTCAAAACTGAAGAAGCATCCTGGAGATCCTCCTTGACAATAAGAGACAAAACATGGCCTGAGTGTGAAACAAAAGCAGTTAAaagcagtaaaacattttttagaccACATTTCTTGAAGGACCACCTGAAAGTCCATACGAAGGACAAGACTTACGTATGTCAtttatgtggaaagagttttagtcACATGGCTGCTTTAAAGATACATCAGAAAAGACACAGCGGTGTGAAGGATCATGCTTGCTCTGAATGTGGGAAGACTTTTTTTAGATATGCTGAGTTGAAAGCGCACCAGACAGTTCACACTACAGAAAAACCTTACAAATGTTCAcaatgtgacaagagattcaaacgGTCAGAATATCTGCGaatacatgagaggatccacactagcgagaaaccatacacatgtaatcagtgtggaaagagtttcagaaaatgtgatgtttttaaaaaacatgtgCTTACTCATTCTAGAGAGAGACTAGAAAATTGTGACCAAAGCAGAAGAACATTTCTAAAGGACCACTTGAAAGCTAATACAAAGGAGAAGCCTTACATATGTTAtttatgtggaaagagttttagtcAGATGATTTCATTAAAGATACATCACAAAAGACACATTGGTGTGAAGGATCATGTTTGCTCTAAGTGTGGGAAGACTTTTTTTACATATGGTGCAATGAAAGTGCACCAGACAGTTCACACTACAGAAacaccttacaagtgttcacactgtgacaagagattcaaacgGCCAGATTATCTGAGaatacatgagaggatccacactggggAGAAACCATATACATGTGAACAATGTGGGAAGAGCTTCAGACTAAAAGAAATGCTTAATCGACACATAGATATTCACAATGGAGAGAAGCCGCACACATGTGAACAATGTGGAaagaatttcacacaaaaaagtaACCTTATCAAACACATGAAAatacacactggagagaagcaacacacgtgtgatcagtgtgggaagggTTTCTCagacaaaggaaaccttaaaTACCACATGAatatccacactggagagaagccacacacatgtgatcagtgtggcaaAAGTTTTGCACATAAAGGAAACCTTTTCAAACACATGAAAAGACACTCTGGGGAGAAGccacacacatgtgatcaatgtgggaagagtttcgcAGAAAAGGGAACCCTTCATGagcacatgaggatccacactggagagaagccatacacatgtgatcagtgtgggaggaGTTTCATGCGAAGAACAACCCTTCACAGTCACAAGAAAACCCACAGTGGGGAGAAGCCGTACacgtgtgatcagtgtgggaggaGTTTCAGACAAAGAGGAACCCTTATTGCACACAGGTTAACCCACAGTGGAGAGAAGTCCTATACCTGTGTTCAGTGTGGGATGAGTTTCGAACAAAAAGATGGACTTCATGatcacatgaaaatccacactggagagaagccgtacacatgtgatcagtgtggaaggAGTTTCACAAAAAGAGGAGCACTAGATGCACACAAGAAAACCCACAGTGGAGAGAAGCCATAcagatgtgatcagtgtggaaggAGTTTCACAAAAAGAGGAACACTAGATGCACACAAGAAAACCCACAGTGGAGAGAAgccatacacatgtgatcagtgtgggaagaaaTTCAAACGTAAAGAAAGCCTTCATGatcacatgaaaatccacactggagagaagccgtacacatgtgatcagtgtggaaggAGTTTCATACGTAGAGTAACCCTTTACGCACACAAGAAAACCCACAGTGGGGAGAagccgtacacatgtgatcagtgtgggaagaaaTTCAAACGTAAAGAAAGTCTCCATGATCACTtgaaaatccacactggagagaagccgttcacatgtgatcagtgtggaaggAGTTTCATACGAAGAGTAACCCTTTACAAACACAAGAAAACCCACAGTGGGGAGAAGCCGTACacgtgtgatcagtgtgggaagaaaTTCAAACATAAAGAAAGCCTCCATGatcacatgaaaatccacactggagagaagccgtacacatgtgatcagtgtgggaggaGCTTCATACGAAGAGTAACTctttacaaacacaaaaaaaaccacACTGGACTGAAACCGCACCAGACAGTTCACACTACAGAAAcgccttacaagtgttcacactgtgacaagagattcaaacgATCATCACAACTTCAAATACATGagaagatccacactggagaaaagcctcaTCACTGCCATTCATGTGGAAAGAGATTCACTCAATTATCTTCTTTAATCTGTCATAAATTACATGTGTGCATATCTGAAATTACAGTAATTGGATAA